A genome region from Bordetella genomosp. 10 includes the following:
- a CDS encoding GntR family transcriptional regulator, which yields MTPHPNQDDGGMAYNKVAVSAEEEAYQYVQQEIRLGRLLPGQRVVTETIAARIGTSRMPVRGALRRLASEGLLDIRANRGAVVRSLNAQELREVFEIRSVLEGLAVRNAVRNMEPGHLRRLAGMIDHIERGSGDYLDWTTSHREFHEYLCGFCGQPRLLAQLADLHSVMEPYMRMWATQPGRVPRMREAHEELVTALQTGDPDLCEATMRRHVMNTVDALLPYLPA from the coding sequence ATGACGCCGCACCCGAACCAGGACGACGGCGGCATGGCGTACAACAAGGTGGCGGTTTCCGCCGAAGAAGAAGCCTATCAATATGTCCAACAGGAAATCCGCCTGGGACGGCTGCTGCCCGGCCAACGCGTCGTCACCGAGACCATCGCCGCGCGCATCGGCACCAGCCGCATGCCGGTGCGGGGCGCCCTGCGCCGCCTGGCGTCCGAAGGCCTGCTGGACATCCGCGCCAACCGCGGCGCGGTGGTGCGCAGCCTGAACGCGCAGGAGTTGCGCGAGGTCTTCGAGATCCGTTCCGTGCTGGAGGGGCTGGCGGTGCGCAATGCCGTGCGCAACATGGAGCCGGGCCACCTGCGCAGGCTGGCGGGCATGATCGACCATATCGAACGGGGCAGCGGCGATTACCTGGACTGGACGACCTCGCACCGCGAATTCCACGAGTACCTCTGCGGCTTCTGCGGACAACCGCGCCTGCTGGCGCAATTGGCCGACCTGCATTCCGTGATGGAGCCGTACATGCGCATGTGGGCCACGCAGCCCGGCCGGGTCCCGCGCATGCGCGAGGCGCACGAAGAACTGGTCACGGCCTTGCAGACGGGCGATCCCGATCTCTGCGAGGCGACGATGCGCCGGCACGTGATGAATACCGTCGACGCCCTGCTGCCCTACCTGCCGGCATGA
- a CDS encoding cystathionine gamma-synthase family protein → MKKNGFTTSILHSDRRSPIEHGAVHKPMHTASEYGYEDARELAAVFQGKAGFTYARQGTPTTTALEAKITGMEGGVSTVSFATGMAALSAIFGTLLRAGDHLVSSQFVFGNTTSLLGTMAALGVEVSFVDATDVEQVRAALRPNTRMVFTETVANPGTQVADLRGIGALCKQHGLVYVIDNTLTSPWLFRGIDAGASLVMNSLSKYIGGHGNALGGTVTDTGLYDWSQYPAIHDAYKKGAPTSWGLLQIKKKGLRDMGGTLAAEPAHRIAMGAETLALRMRKHCDNALALARFLQAHDGVSKVYYPGLEDHPQHARAKDLFGGHYGALMGVELVDGIDCFDFLNRLDVVILATHLGDTRTLALPAAHTIYYEMGPARRAQMGIADSFLRISVGIEDEEDLLGDFDQALRGCLK, encoded by the coding sequence ATGAAAAAGAACGGCTTCACCACTTCCATCCTGCATTCCGACCGACGCAGCCCCATCGAACACGGCGCCGTGCACAAGCCCATGCACACCGCATCGGAATACGGTTACGAAGACGCGCGCGAGCTGGCCGCGGTGTTCCAGGGCAAGGCGGGCTTTACCTATGCGCGCCAGGGCACGCCGACGACCACGGCGCTCGAGGCCAAGATCACCGGCATGGAAGGCGGCGTCTCCACGGTCAGCTTCGCCACCGGCATGGCGGCGCTGTCGGCCATCTTCGGCACCTTGCTGCGCGCCGGCGACCATCTGGTTTCCAGCCAGTTCGTCTTCGGCAATACGACCAGCCTGCTGGGCACCATGGCCGCGCTGGGCGTGGAAGTGAGCTTCGTCGACGCCACCGACGTCGAGCAGGTGCGCGCCGCGCTGCGGCCCAATACCCGCATGGTCTTTACCGAGACCGTGGCGAATCCCGGCACCCAGGTGGCGGACCTGCGCGGCATCGGCGCGTTGTGCAAGCAGCACGGCCTGGTCTACGTCATCGACAATACCCTGACCTCGCCCTGGCTGTTCCGCGGCATCGACGCCGGCGCTTCGCTGGTGATGAACTCGCTGTCGAAATACATCGGCGGCCATGGCAATGCGCTGGGCGGTACGGTGACGGACACCGGCCTTTATGACTGGTCGCAATACCCGGCCATCCACGACGCCTACAAGAAGGGCGCGCCGACGAGCTGGGGTTTGTTGCAGATCAAGAAGAAGGGCCTGCGCGACATGGGCGGGACGCTGGCGGCCGAGCCCGCCCACCGCATCGCGATGGGCGCCGAGACGCTGGCGCTGCGCATGCGCAAGCATTGCGACAACGCGCTGGCGCTGGCGCGTTTCCTGCAAGCCCACGACGGCGTTTCCAAGGTGTACTACCCGGGCCTGGAAGATCATCCCCAGCATGCGCGCGCCAAGGATCTGTTCGGCGGCCACTACGGCGCATTGATGGGCGTGGAGCTGGTCGACGGCATCGATTGTTTCGACTTCCTGAACCGGCTCGACGTGGTGATCCTGGCGACGCACCTGGGCGACACCCGCACGCTGGCCTTGCCGGCCGCGCACACGATCTATTACGAAATGGGTCCGGCGCGCCGCGCGCAAATGGGCATCGCCGACAGCTTCCTGCGGATCTCCGTCGGCATCGAGGACGAAGAGGATCTGCTGGGCGACTTCGACCAGGCCCTGCGCGGCTGTCTGAAGTAA
- a CDS encoding HU family DNA-binding protein, with product MNKTELIDHIAGKADISKAAAGRALDALIGAVKGTLKKGGTVTLVGFGTFAVTTRAARTGRNPRTGEAIKIKKGKVPKFRPGKALKDAVN from the coding sequence ATGAATAAGACTGAGCTCATCGACCACATCGCCGGCAAGGCCGACATTTCGAAGGCCGCCGCCGGTCGTGCCTTGGATGCGCTGATCGGCGCCGTCAAGGGCACGCTGAAGAAGGGTGGCACGGTCACGCTGGTCGGTTTCGGCACTTTCGCCGTGACCACGCGCGCCGCTCGCACGGGCCGCAACCCGCGCACGGGTGAAGCGATCAAGATCAAGAAGGGCAAGGTGCCGAAGTTCCGTCCGGGCAAGGCCCTGAAGGACGCCGTGAACTGA